A single window of Drosophila suzukii chromosome 3, CBGP_Dsuzu_IsoJpt1.0, whole genome shotgun sequence DNA harbors:
- the sti gene encoding citron Rho-interacting kinase isoform X2: protein MPPKLEPISVRTARLNNLILGKGAGVVCGKPAGNAAGSGGPSSARRSIIPVPTTSAAVAEAICREGLLDAFCLLYNECDKDTLKKRDRNIAEFVNKFRPIVEETRKLRVNADDFLIKTLIGQGYFGNVHLVVERQTNDIYAMKKIKKSVVTTSQVKEERDIMSTRHSEWLINLQYAFQDNDNLYLIMEYMPGGDLLSLMSRHGPFDEDLARFYLAELTVALHTLHEMGYVHRDIKPENILIDRFGHIKLADFGNAAALDRDGHVLSLSPVGTPDYIAPELLQTISTYKLSKSMHDVSCDYWSMGIIGYELICETTPFHEDNVHETYSKILSHCEESHLKELISFPTDLKVSVNYRNLIESLVTNPSRRLSYERIKKHPFFDDVPWSSIRSQVPPIIPTVRSDDDTSNFEDGTRLRTRREQGVAKKSLTTNMKSNDFSGKDLPFIGYSFVHMEKSAISAITDDKLHEKLKDLLHKLKTRENEISILKQELLRAQQSLQKTDSKSQVVADAKMEIKKLQQIIKEKTMELSTCKTQIKTLQSSAKIDEEMWSKKEATITDLLRLNRQKYEEAKIASEQRYEKQLADKKQELASTLQKLDARELEFNAKFEECKHISMKLQNYKDMLQQLKEQNLKAETNNEEQKRQMAESYEQKLAELRKKVRDSQDTHRRMTMEMKEIRTELDESICSTKSTQEAKNATERNIEEILRRLNQEIASNNELHAEKVKLETKLQLKENESQEVKEECRRLERELQLAECRCQLAESSLASQNSPFETAPGSLTELNAIEDQLRADLIAAKEGETHQKGRADQLQTLVTKLEQMLERFNEQSLSPTKSHSSRKHENETVGDMLERQNEKLEDKLAAVREQMIVERQAARTANLSLWKVEKQLEEALSEKKLLARRMELTEDRIKKAQNANDESQRMLKSSQEETRQRESRIEELKQELAAAKRDVLKEHRQWEKAEQERMKCKSEIIEHLANVHKLEQQESELRQKLRQIQTRFDGITLEHKNTMRELQEEREKSRKANDSSLALQKELKQLTENFQRLKYACSITDGQLTEVETMLKSEQDRNKSQKSQLDTLHGKLRERNDQLAELRKELSAIESEKRLAEQRAQVLASEVEELRLNLKEQQKKLVAQQDQLVEQTNVLFATQERADLLDGQNANYEAQTADTDREMVSLKEENARILSELFHKKEEVGNLQAIIRDLESAQAELHAEIDSIQDTLAEKEQFYVQRDIKSNATLAQHKKLIDYLQLKVEDLSSKKKKTLADKIFGSSHNNKENISSNDVESSILYRALKEELKREQKLNSMLKEQLAQLNGTATLRSPRKSAAVNDDSDAPKQRPVSIAVLPRSPQKQSSLKRTKSQVELKTTEKSSKATSEDQAHHRFELALQESKVDAADCVVCGKAIVSGSPFWKCKECKDVTHRKCRSNVVGNCGTKPTAPPADDLSSISSVSSLNLNTGDVTTATSGEYIGSLVYSSDGPDEQAAMKEIEVNCAFEVAEQQILLLGCNTGLYAYHLDSKRLVHISGLESVSCMSICKRLAKAIMVGTVGEKLYQCDYRQLESRCQSSSACHKPVLETSAIELPFANRTPSEKWKLVLISDEAENALDSVAIAATSTRIVILKYDLKLHMFKPVRALDTATPVTSIFFTRHSAIVSSDKFYEIDLDNYAAEEFVDLSDKSMENTAKCQPVTAVRISRQEYLLCFAECGVFVDEFGCRSRPYDLNWVYAPTGFVYREPFLFIAHYQSVQIVRLHRSFSKELANEDNSSETSESPELQRVYLPHYMSTLLANSGDVNLYAVAIDQRPCNGTQKIYLLDTMQAFKKKFNISMETISSVATSVTLGSTMTGNSL from the exons ATGCCACCCAAGCTGGAGCCGATTAGTGTGCGCACAGCGCGCCTGAACAACCTGATTCTCGGGAAAGGAGCTGGCGTCGTCTGTGGCAAGCCCGCTGGAAATGCCGCCGGATCGGGAGGTCCATCATCCGCCAGGAGGAGCATCATTCCCGTACCCACCACCAGCGCCGCCGTGGCCGAGGCCATCTGCCGCGAGGGACTCCTGGACGCCTTCTGCCTGCTGTACAACGAGTGCGACAAGGACACGCTGAAGAAGCGCGATCGCAACATCGCGGAGTTTGTCAACAAAT TTCGTCCCATTGTGGAGGAGACCCGCAAACTCCGTGTGAATGCAGATGACTTTCTCATCAAGACGCTTATTGGGCAGGGATACTTTGGCAACGTTCATCTCGTGGTCGAGCGCCAAACCAATGATATATACGCCATGAAAAAGATCAAAAAGTCTGTGGTGACCACCTCGCAAGTCAAGGAGGAGCGAGATATCATGTCCACCCGCCACTCCGAGTGGCTTATCAATCTACAGTATGCATTTCAG GACAACGACAACCTGTATTTAATAATGGAGTACATGCCTGGAGGAGATCTGCTTAGCTTAATGTCCCGCCACGGTCCCTTCGATGAGGATTTGGCTCGTTTCTACCTGGCCGAGCTCACAGTGGCCCTGCACACTTTGCACGAGATGGGCTATGTGCATCGGGATATTAAGCCAGAAAATATACTGATTGATCGATTCGGGCACATCAAACTGGCTGATTTTGGTAACGCCGCCGCCCTGGACCGGGATGGCCATGTTCTGAGCCTGTCTCCCGTGGGAACACCTGATTACATAGCTCCCGAGCTACTGCAGACGATATCCACCTACAAGTTGTCCAAATCGATGCACGAT gTCAGCTGCGATTATTGGTCCATGGGTATTATTGGCTATGAGCTAATTTGCGAGACAACGCCATTCCACGAGGATAACGTACACGAGACCTACTCCAAAATTCTCTCTCACTGCGAGGAGAGTCACCTAAAAGAGCTGATCAGCTTTCCGACCGACTTGAAGGTGTCCGTTAACTACAGGAACCTGATTGAGTCACTGGTCACAAATCCCTCAAGGCGATTGTCCTACGAGCGTATTAAGAAACACCCCTTCTTCGACGATGTTCCGTGGAGTTCCATTCGCTCCCAGGTGCCTCCCATAATACCAACTGTTAGGTCTGACGACGATACCTCCAATTTCGAGGACGGAACTCGGCTAAGGACTCGCAGAGAGCAGGGAGTGGCTAAAAAGTCTCTTACAACCAACATGAAATCCAATGACTTTAGTGGTAAGGATCTGCCGTTCATAGGATATAGTTTTGTGCACATGGAGAAGTCAGCTATTTCCGCTATTACCGATGATAAGTTGCATGAGAAACTTAAAGATCTGCTCCATAAATTGAAAACTAGAGAGAACGAGATTTCCATACTTAAACAAGAACTTTTGCGGGCACAGCAATCTCTTCAAAAGACCGATAGTAAATCGCAAGTGGTAGCCGATGCCAAAATGGAAATTAAGAAGCTGCAGCAAATTATTAAAGAGAAAACAATGGAGCTGAGCACTTGCAAGACACAGATCAAGACACTTCAGAGTTCGGCTAAAATAGACGAGGAAATGTGGTCCAAAAAGGAGGCTACTATAACCGATTTACTCCGCTTAAATCGCCAGAAGTACGAAGAAGCCAAGATCGCCTCGGAACAACGATATGAGAAACAATTGGCCGACAAAAAGCAAGAGCTGGCATCCACGCTGCAGAAGTTGGATGCCCGTGAGCTGGAGTTCAATGCCAAGTTTGAGGAGTGCAAGCATATTTCCATGAAATTGCAGAACTACAAGGACATGCTGCAGCAGCTGAAGGAGCAGAATCTTAAAGCCGAGACCAATAACGAGGAGCAGAAGCGCCAAATGGCCGAATCATATGAGCAAAAGCTGGCGGAACTCCGGAAGAAAGTTCGTGACTCGCAGGATACACATCGCCGCATGACAATGGAGATGAAGGAAATACGTACCGAATTGGACGAGTCCATTTGCTCCACCAAGTCAACACAGGAAGCCAAGAACGCCACCGAGCGAAACATCGAGGAAATATTGAGGCGACTTAACCAGGAGATCGCCTCAAATAATGAACTTCATGCGGAGAAAGTGAAACTGGAGACCAAGCTGCAGCTAAAGGAAAACGAATCTCAAGAAGTGAAAGAAGAATGCCGTCGACTTGAGAGGGAACTGCAG CTTGCCGAATGCCGCTGCCAGCTGGCTGAATCCTCGCTAGCATCGCAAAATTCTCCATTCGAAACTGCACCTGGTTCTCTGACCGAGCTGAACGCCATCGAGGATCAACTGCGTGCCGACTTGATAGCCGCCAAAGAGGGTGAAACCCACCAAAAAGGACGCGCCGATCAGCTTCAGACACTGGTCACTAAACTGGAGCAAATGCTGGAGCGATTCAACGAGCAGAGCCTCTCACCCACGAAATCCCACTCATCCCGTAAGCACGAAAACGAAACCGTGGGTGATATGCTCGAGCGACAGAACGAGAAACTGGAAGACAAATTGGCAGCAGTGCGGGAACAGATGATTGTGGAACGTCAGGCGGCGCGCACGGCAAATCTGTCGCTCTGGAAAGTGGAGAAGCAGCTCGAGGAAGCTTTGTCCGAGAAGAAATTACTGGCACGACGCATGGAACTTACCGAGGATCGCATCAAGAAGGCACAAAACGCCAACGACGAATCACAGAGAATGCTAAAGTCATCCCAAGAGGAAACTCGCCAGCGGGAATCTCGTATCGAAGAGCTCAAACAGGAACTGGCGGCTGCCAAAAGGGATGTCCTCAAAGAGCACCGTCAATGGGAAAAGGCCGAGCAGGAACGCATGAAGTGCAAGTCGGAGATAATCGAGCACTTGGCTAATGTGCACAAATTAGAACAGCAGGAGAGTGAACTGCGTCAGAAGCTGAGGCAAATACAAACCCGTTTTGATGGAATCACTTTGGAGCACAAGAATACCATGCGAGAGCTGCAGGAGGAGCGCGAAAAAAGTAGGAAAGCCAATGATTCCAGCCTGGCTCTGCAGAAGGAACTTAAGCAGCTCACGGAGAACTTCCAGAGGTTGAAGTACGCTTGCAGCATCACCGACGGCCAACTAACCGAGGTCGAAACTATGTTAAAATCCGAACAGGATCGTAATAAATCCCAGAAATCTCAACTAGACACACTACATGGCAAATTAAGGGAGCGAAACGATCAGTTGGCTGAACTGAGAAAGGAACTCTCTGCAATTGAATCCGAAAAGCGTCTAGCGGAGCAGCGCGCCCAAGTGCTAGCATCGGAAGTCGAGGAACTTCGTCTGAACCTCAAGGAGCAGCAGAAGAAGCTGGTAGCGCAGCAGGATCAGCTGGTGGAGCAGACAAACGTGCTGTTTGCCACCCAAGAGCGAGCGGATCTTCTAGACGGTCAAAACGCCAATTACGAAGCCCAAACTGCGGATACTGATCGGGAAATGGTTAGCCTGAAGGAAGAAAATGCACGTATTCTTAGCGAGCTTTTCCACAAAAAAGAGGAAGTGGGCAATCTCCAGGCGATTATAAGGGATTTGGAGTCTGCTCAAGCGGAATTGCACGCGGAGATCGATTCCATCCAGGACACCTTGGCCGAGAAGGAACAGTTCTATGTGCAACGTGACATCAAGTCGAATGCAACTCTTGCCCAGCACAAAAAACTGATAGACTACCTTCAG CTAAAAGTTGAGGACCTGTCCtccaaaaagaagaaaaccCTGGCTGACAAGATCTTCGGTTCCAGCCACAACAACAAGGAGAACATCTCATCCAACGATGTGGAGTCTTCTATTCTCTATCGCGCTCTAAAGGAGGAGCTAAAGCGAGAACAAAAGTTGAACAGTATGCTAAAGGAGCAGCTGGCCCAGTTGAATG GAACTGCAACCTTGCGGTCCCCTCGTAAATCGGCTGCTGTAAACGACGACAGCGATGCACCCAAGCAGAGACCAGTTAGCATCGCCGTCTTGCCGCGTTCCCCACAGAAGCAGTCGTCTTTGAAGCGCACCAAGAGCCAAGTGGAGTTGAAGACCACCGAGAAATCGTCCAAGGCTACCAGTGAAGACCAGGCCCATCACCGCTTCGAACTGGCCCTGCAAGAGTCCAAGGTAGATGCAGCCGATTGCGTAGTTTGTGGCAAGGCCATTGTTTCCGGCTCCCCCTTCTGGAAATGCAAGGAGTGCAAAGATGTGACCCACCGCAAGTGTCGCTCAAATGTCGTTGGAAATTGCGGAACAAAGCCGACAGCTCCACCAGCTGACGATCTTAGCAGTATTTCATCTGTCTCGAGCTTGAATCTAAACACCGGAGATGTTACTACAGCAACCAGCGGCGAGTACATAGGATCGCTGGTCTACAGTTCCGATGGTCCAGATGAACAGGCTGCTATGAAGGAGATTGAAGTAAACTGCGCCTTCGAGGTGGCTGAGCAGCAAATCCTTCTCTTGGGATGCAACACTGGCTTGTATGCCTACCACTTGGACTCCAAGCGACTAGTGCATATTTCTGGCCTCGAATCCGTCAGCTGCATGTCCATCTGCAAGCGTCTGGCGAAGGCCATCATGGTGGGCACGGTGGGGGAGAAGCTCTACCAGTGCGACTATCGGCAGCTGGAATCGCGCTGCCAGAGCTCCAGTGCCTGTCACAAGCCTGTTCTTGAGACATCTGCCATTGAGCTGCCCTTTGCCAATCGCACACCATCAGAAAAATGGAAGCTAGTGCTGATTTCCGATGAGGCGGAGAACGCTTTGGATTCAGTTGCCATTGCGGCCACTTCGACAAGGATTGTCATCTTAAAGTACGACCTTAAATTACACATGTTCAAGCCTGTTCGAGCCTTGGACACAGCCACTCCAGTCACCTCAATATTCTTCACGCGTCATTCCGCTATTGTTAGTTCGGATAAGTTTTACGAGATCGATTTGGACAATTACGCTGCTGAGGAGTTTGTGGATCTGTCTGATAAGTCGATGGAGAACACTGCCAAATGTCAGCCCGTTActgctgtgcgtatttctcGGCAGGAATACCTCCTCTGCTTTGCCGAATGTGGTGTCTTTGTGGATGAGTTCGGCTGCAGATCAAGGCCCTATGATTTGAACTGGGTGTATGCACCCACTGGTTTTGTTTACCGCGAACCCTTCTTGTTTATTGCCCACTACCAAAGCGTCCAGATTGTCCGTTTGCACCGGTCCTTCAGTAAGGAACTGGCCAACGAGGACAATTCCTCTGAGACTTCTGAGTCGCCGGAGCTGCAGCGCGTCTACTTGCCCCACTACATGTCCACTCTGCTGGCGAACAGTGGAGATGTCAATCTGTATGCCGTGGCAATTGATCAGAGACCATGCAATGGAACACAGAAGATCTATCTTTTGGATACTATGCAGGCGTTTAAGAAGaagtttaatatttccatGGAGACCATTTCGTCGGTGGCCACTTCGGTGACATTGGGTTCAACGATGACCGGCAATAGTTTGTAA
- the sti gene encoding citron Rho-interacting kinase isoform X1, with protein sequence MPPKLEPISVRTARLNNLILGKGAGVVCGKPAGNAAGSGGPSSARRSIIPVPTTSAAVAEAICREGLLDAFCLLYNECDKDTLKKRDRNIAEFVNKFRPIVEETRKLRVNADDFLIKTLIGQGYFGNVHLVVERQTNDIYAMKKIKKSVVTTSQVKEERDIMSTRHSEWLINLQYAFQDNDNLYLIMEYMPGGDLLSLMSRHGPFDEDLARFYLAELTVALHTLHEMGYVHRDIKPENILIDRFGHIKLADFGNAAALDRDGHVLSLSPVGTPDYIAPELLQTISTYKLSKSMHDVSRTVSCDYWSMGIIGYELICETTPFHEDNVHETYSKILSHCEESHLKELISFPTDLKVSVNYRNLIESLVTNPSRRLSYERIKKHPFFDDVPWSSIRSQVPPIIPTVRSDDDTSNFEDGTRLRTRREQGVAKKSLTTNMKSNDFSGKDLPFIGYSFVHMEKSAISAITDDKLHEKLKDLLHKLKTRENEISILKQELLRAQQSLQKTDSKSQVVADAKMEIKKLQQIIKEKTMELSTCKTQIKTLQSSAKIDEEMWSKKEATITDLLRLNRQKYEEAKIASEQRYEKQLADKKQELASTLQKLDARELEFNAKFEECKHISMKLQNYKDMLQQLKEQNLKAETNNEEQKRQMAESYEQKLAELRKKVRDSQDTHRRMTMEMKEIRTELDESICSTKSTQEAKNATERNIEEILRRLNQEIASNNELHAEKVKLETKLQLKENESQEVKEECRRLERELQLAECRCQLAESSLASQNSPFETAPGSLTELNAIEDQLRADLIAAKEGETHQKGRADQLQTLVTKLEQMLERFNEQSLSPTKSHSSRKHENETVGDMLERQNEKLEDKLAAVREQMIVERQAARTANLSLWKVEKQLEEALSEKKLLARRMELTEDRIKKAQNANDESQRMLKSSQEETRQRESRIEELKQELAAAKRDVLKEHRQWEKAEQERMKCKSEIIEHLANVHKLEQQESELRQKLRQIQTRFDGITLEHKNTMRELQEEREKSRKANDSSLALQKELKQLTENFQRLKYACSITDGQLTEVETMLKSEQDRNKSQKSQLDTLHGKLRERNDQLAELRKELSAIESEKRLAEQRAQVLASEVEELRLNLKEQQKKLVAQQDQLVEQTNVLFATQERADLLDGQNANYEAQTADTDREMVSLKEENARILSELFHKKEEVGNLQAIIRDLESAQAELHAEIDSIQDTLAEKEQFYVQRDIKSNATLAQHKKLIDYLQLKVEDLSSKKKKTLADKIFGSSHNNKENISSNDVESSILYRALKEELKREQKLNSMLKEQLAQLNGTATLRSPRKSAAVNDDSDAPKQRPVSIAVLPRSPQKQSSLKRTKSQVELKTTEKSSKATSEDQAHHRFELALQESKVDAADCVVCGKAIVSGSPFWKCKECKDVTHRKCRSNVVGNCGTKPTAPPADDLSSISSVSSLNLNTGDVTTATSGEYIGSLVYSSDGPDEQAAMKEIEVNCAFEVAEQQILLLGCNTGLYAYHLDSKRLVHISGLESVSCMSICKRLAKAIMVGTVGEKLYQCDYRQLESRCQSSSACHKPVLETSAIELPFANRTPSEKWKLVLISDEAENALDSVAIAATSTRIVILKYDLKLHMFKPVRALDTATPVTSIFFTRHSAIVSSDKFYEIDLDNYAAEEFVDLSDKSMENTAKCQPVTAVRISRQEYLLCFAECGVFVDEFGCRSRPYDLNWVYAPTGFVYREPFLFIAHYQSVQIVRLHRSFSKELANEDNSSETSESPELQRVYLPHYMSTLLANSGDVNLYAVAIDQRPCNGTQKIYLLDTMQAFKKKFNISMETISSVATSVTLGSTMTGNSL encoded by the exons ATGCCACCCAAGCTGGAGCCGATTAGTGTGCGCACAGCGCGCCTGAACAACCTGATTCTCGGGAAAGGAGCTGGCGTCGTCTGTGGCAAGCCCGCTGGAAATGCCGCCGGATCGGGAGGTCCATCATCCGCCAGGAGGAGCATCATTCCCGTACCCACCACCAGCGCCGCCGTGGCCGAGGCCATCTGCCGCGAGGGACTCCTGGACGCCTTCTGCCTGCTGTACAACGAGTGCGACAAGGACACGCTGAAGAAGCGCGATCGCAACATCGCGGAGTTTGTCAACAAAT TTCGTCCCATTGTGGAGGAGACCCGCAAACTCCGTGTGAATGCAGATGACTTTCTCATCAAGACGCTTATTGGGCAGGGATACTTTGGCAACGTTCATCTCGTGGTCGAGCGCCAAACCAATGATATATACGCCATGAAAAAGATCAAAAAGTCTGTGGTGACCACCTCGCAAGTCAAGGAGGAGCGAGATATCATGTCCACCCGCCACTCCGAGTGGCTTATCAATCTACAGTATGCATTTCAG GACAACGACAACCTGTATTTAATAATGGAGTACATGCCTGGAGGAGATCTGCTTAGCTTAATGTCCCGCCACGGTCCCTTCGATGAGGATTTGGCTCGTTTCTACCTGGCCGAGCTCACAGTGGCCCTGCACACTTTGCACGAGATGGGCTATGTGCATCGGGATATTAAGCCAGAAAATATACTGATTGATCGATTCGGGCACATCAAACTGGCTGATTTTGGTAACGCCGCCGCCCTGGACCGGGATGGCCATGTTCTGAGCCTGTCTCCCGTGGGAACACCTGATTACATAGCTCCCGAGCTACTGCAGACGATATCCACCTACAAGTTGTCCAAATCGATGCACGATGTGAGTAGAACT gTCAGCTGCGATTATTGGTCCATGGGTATTATTGGCTATGAGCTAATTTGCGAGACAACGCCATTCCACGAGGATAACGTACACGAGACCTACTCCAAAATTCTCTCTCACTGCGAGGAGAGTCACCTAAAAGAGCTGATCAGCTTTCCGACCGACTTGAAGGTGTCCGTTAACTACAGGAACCTGATTGAGTCACTGGTCACAAATCCCTCAAGGCGATTGTCCTACGAGCGTATTAAGAAACACCCCTTCTTCGACGATGTTCCGTGGAGTTCCATTCGCTCCCAGGTGCCTCCCATAATACCAACTGTTAGGTCTGACGACGATACCTCCAATTTCGAGGACGGAACTCGGCTAAGGACTCGCAGAGAGCAGGGAGTGGCTAAAAAGTCTCTTACAACCAACATGAAATCCAATGACTTTAGTGGTAAGGATCTGCCGTTCATAGGATATAGTTTTGTGCACATGGAGAAGTCAGCTATTTCCGCTATTACCGATGATAAGTTGCATGAGAAACTTAAAGATCTGCTCCATAAATTGAAAACTAGAGAGAACGAGATTTCCATACTTAAACAAGAACTTTTGCGGGCACAGCAATCTCTTCAAAAGACCGATAGTAAATCGCAAGTGGTAGCCGATGCCAAAATGGAAATTAAGAAGCTGCAGCAAATTATTAAAGAGAAAACAATGGAGCTGAGCACTTGCAAGACACAGATCAAGACACTTCAGAGTTCGGCTAAAATAGACGAGGAAATGTGGTCCAAAAAGGAGGCTACTATAACCGATTTACTCCGCTTAAATCGCCAGAAGTACGAAGAAGCCAAGATCGCCTCGGAACAACGATATGAGAAACAATTGGCCGACAAAAAGCAAGAGCTGGCATCCACGCTGCAGAAGTTGGATGCCCGTGAGCTGGAGTTCAATGCCAAGTTTGAGGAGTGCAAGCATATTTCCATGAAATTGCAGAACTACAAGGACATGCTGCAGCAGCTGAAGGAGCAGAATCTTAAAGCCGAGACCAATAACGAGGAGCAGAAGCGCCAAATGGCCGAATCATATGAGCAAAAGCTGGCGGAACTCCGGAAGAAAGTTCGTGACTCGCAGGATACACATCGCCGCATGACAATGGAGATGAAGGAAATACGTACCGAATTGGACGAGTCCATTTGCTCCACCAAGTCAACACAGGAAGCCAAGAACGCCACCGAGCGAAACATCGAGGAAATATTGAGGCGACTTAACCAGGAGATCGCCTCAAATAATGAACTTCATGCGGAGAAAGTGAAACTGGAGACCAAGCTGCAGCTAAAGGAAAACGAATCTCAAGAAGTGAAAGAAGAATGCCGTCGACTTGAGAGGGAACTGCAG CTTGCCGAATGCCGCTGCCAGCTGGCTGAATCCTCGCTAGCATCGCAAAATTCTCCATTCGAAACTGCACCTGGTTCTCTGACCGAGCTGAACGCCATCGAGGATCAACTGCGTGCCGACTTGATAGCCGCCAAAGAGGGTGAAACCCACCAAAAAGGACGCGCCGATCAGCTTCAGACACTGGTCACTAAACTGGAGCAAATGCTGGAGCGATTCAACGAGCAGAGCCTCTCACCCACGAAATCCCACTCATCCCGTAAGCACGAAAACGAAACCGTGGGTGATATGCTCGAGCGACAGAACGAGAAACTGGAAGACAAATTGGCAGCAGTGCGGGAACAGATGATTGTGGAACGTCAGGCGGCGCGCACGGCAAATCTGTCGCTCTGGAAAGTGGAGAAGCAGCTCGAGGAAGCTTTGTCCGAGAAGAAATTACTGGCACGACGCATGGAACTTACCGAGGATCGCATCAAGAAGGCACAAAACGCCAACGACGAATCACAGAGAATGCTAAAGTCATCCCAAGAGGAAACTCGCCAGCGGGAATCTCGTATCGAAGAGCTCAAACAGGAACTGGCGGCTGCCAAAAGGGATGTCCTCAAAGAGCACCGTCAATGGGAAAAGGCCGAGCAGGAACGCATGAAGTGCAAGTCGGAGATAATCGAGCACTTGGCTAATGTGCACAAATTAGAACAGCAGGAGAGTGAACTGCGTCAGAAGCTGAGGCAAATACAAACCCGTTTTGATGGAATCACTTTGGAGCACAAGAATACCATGCGAGAGCTGCAGGAGGAGCGCGAAAAAAGTAGGAAAGCCAATGATTCCAGCCTGGCTCTGCAGAAGGAACTTAAGCAGCTCACGGAGAACTTCCAGAGGTTGAAGTACGCTTGCAGCATCACCGACGGCCAACTAACCGAGGTCGAAACTATGTTAAAATCCGAACAGGATCGTAATAAATCCCAGAAATCTCAACTAGACACACTACATGGCAAATTAAGGGAGCGAAACGATCAGTTGGCTGAACTGAGAAAGGAACTCTCTGCAATTGAATCCGAAAAGCGTCTAGCGGAGCAGCGCGCCCAAGTGCTAGCATCGGAAGTCGAGGAACTTCGTCTGAACCTCAAGGAGCAGCAGAAGAAGCTGGTAGCGCAGCAGGATCAGCTGGTGGAGCAGACAAACGTGCTGTTTGCCACCCAAGAGCGAGCGGATCTTCTAGACGGTCAAAACGCCAATTACGAAGCCCAAACTGCGGATACTGATCGGGAAATGGTTAGCCTGAAGGAAGAAAATGCACGTATTCTTAGCGAGCTTTTCCACAAAAAAGAGGAAGTGGGCAATCTCCAGGCGATTATAAGGGATTTGGAGTCTGCTCAAGCGGAATTGCACGCGGAGATCGATTCCATCCAGGACACCTTGGCCGAGAAGGAACAGTTCTATGTGCAACGTGACATCAAGTCGAATGCAACTCTTGCCCAGCACAAAAAACTGATAGACTACCTTCAG CTAAAAGTTGAGGACCTGTCCtccaaaaagaagaaaaccCTGGCTGACAAGATCTTCGGTTCCAGCCACAACAACAAGGAGAACATCTCATCCAACGATGTGGAGTCTTCTATTCTCTATCGCGCTCTAAAGGAGGAGCTAAAGCGAGAACAAAAGTTGAACAGTATGCTAAAGGAGCAGCTGGCCCAGTTGAATG GAACTGCAACCTTGCGGTCCCCTCGTAAATCGGCTGCTGTAAACGACGACAGCGATGCACCCAAGCAGAGACCAGTTAGCATCGCCGTCTTGCCGCGTTCCCCACAGAAGCAGTCGTCTTTGAAGCGCACCAAGAGCCAAGTGGAGTTGAAGACCACCGAGAAATCGTCCAAGGCTACCAGTGAAGACCAGGCCCATCACCGCTTCGAACTGGCCCTGCAAGAGTCCAAGGTAGATGCAGCCGATTGCGTAGTTTGTGGCAAGGCCATTGTTTCCGGCTCCCCCTTCTGGAAATGCAAGGAGTGCAAAGATGTGACCCACCGCAAGTGTCGCTCAAATGTCGTTGGAAATTGCGGAACAAAGCCGACAGCTCCACCAGCTGACGATCTTAGCAGTATTTCATCTGTCTCGAGCTTGAATCTAAACACCGGAGATGTTACTACAGCAACCAGCGGCGAGTACATAGGATCGCTGGTCTACAGTTCCGATGGTCCAGATGAACAGGCTGCTATGAAGGAGATTGAAGTAAACTGCGCCTTCGAGGTGGCTGAGCAGCAAATCCTTCTCTTGGGATGCAACACTGGCTTGTATGCCTACCACTTGGACTCCAAGCGACTAGTGCATATTTCTGGCCTCGAATCCGTCAGCTGCATGTCCATCTGCAAGCGTCTGGCGAAGGCCATCATGGTGGGCACGGTGGGGGAGAAGCTCTACCAGTGCGACTATCGGCAGCTGGAATCGCGCTGCCAGAGCTCCAGTGCCTGTCACAAGCCTGTTCTTGAGACATCTGCCATTGAGCTGCCCTTTGCCAATCGCACACCATCAGAAAAATGGAAGCTAGTGCTGATTTCCGATGAGGCGGAGAACGCTTTGGATTCAGTTGCCATTGCGGCCACTTCGACAAGGATTGTCATCTTAAAGTACGACCTTAAATTACACATGTTCAAGCCTGTTCGAGCCTTGGACACAGCCACTCCAGTCACCTCAATATTCTTCACGCGTCATTCCGCTATTGTTAGTTCGGATAAGTTTTACGAGATCGATTTGGACAATTACGCTGCTGAGGAGTTTGTGGATCTGTCTGATAAGTCGATGGAGAACACTGCCAAATGTCAGCCCGTTActgctgtgcgtatttctcGGCAGGAATACCTCCTCTGCTTTGCCGAATGTGGTGTCTTTGTGGATGAGTTCGGCTGCAGATCAAGGCCCTATGATTTGAACTGGGTGTATGCACCCACTGGTTTTGTTTACCGCGAACCCTTCTTGTTTATTGCCCACTACCAAAGCGTCCAGATTGTCCGTTTGCACCGGTCCTTCAGTAAGGAACTGGCCAACGAGGACAATTCCTCTGAGACTTCTGAGTCGCCGGAGCTGCAGCGCGTCTACTTGCCCCACTACATGTCCACTCTGCTGGCGAACAGTGGAGATGTCAATCTGTATGCCGTGGCAATTGATCAGAGACCATGCAATGGAACACAGAAGATCTATCTTTTGGATACTATGCAGGCGTTTAAGAAGaagtttaatatttccatGGAGACCATTTCGTCGGTGGCCACTTCGGTGACATTGGGTTCAACGATGACCGGCAATAGTTTGTAA